A single window of Vigna radiata var. radiata cultivar VC1973A chromosome 4, Vradiata_ver6, whole genome shotgun sequence DNA harbors:
- the LOC106758042 gene encoding uncharacterized protein LOC106758042 isoform X2: protein MASPEEAKLETFMQWLQANGVELRGCKIKWCDSKRGFGIFYEKDVSDGVMLVVPLDLAITPMRVLQDPLLGPACRAMFEEGDVDDRLLIILLLTVERLRKNSLWKPYLDMLPTTFGNPLWFSDDELQELRGTTLYRATELQKKSLLSLYETKVKDIVKKLLTLDGNSEIEVCFEDFLWANSVFWTRALNIPMPRSYVFPEMQDDHGSCIPEADEKRNQVKKSNNLTTKAACNSCTVTGETVWVEGLVPGIDFCNHDLKPIATWEVDGTGLATGVPFSMYLILAAQSDLQNDQEISISYGNKGNEELLYLYGFVIDENIDDYVMVHYPAEAMNTISLSESKGQLLEVQNAEMRCLLHKTFLDNGFFPLGTQISGEDNKGKAEQVCNYSWSGQRKMPSYANKLVFPEKFMTTLRTIAMQEEELYKVSSMLEELAGPERERELSDTDVQSAVWEVCGDTGALQLLVDLLRVKMMNLEESSGTDEDDLDLLRKALITDDQEDSKQCTSNLSTKTDDSKEPKLMTRNKWSAIVYRRGQKQLTRLFLQEAEHALQLSLNEEEVTSC, encoded by the exons ATGGCGAGCCCAGAAGAAGCAAAGCTCGAAACTTTCATGCAGTGGCTACAG GCAAATGGGGTGGAGCTACGAGGTTGCAAGATCAAATGGTGTGATTCCAAACGAGGGTTTGGCATCTTTTATGAAAAGGATGTTTCTGATG GGGTTATGTTGGTTGTTCCACTAGATTTAGCCATTACTCCAATGAGGGTGTTGCAAGATCCTCTTCTAGGACCAGCATGTAGAGCAATGTTTGAAGAAGGAGATGTGGATGACAGGTTactaataatattgttattgaCTGTGGAGCGGTTGCGTAAGAATTCTCTATGGAAGCC GTACCTCGATATGCTTCCAACCACTTTTGGGAATCCACTTTGGTTTAGTGATGATGAACTTCAAGAACTGAGAGGAACAACATTATATCGTGCGACTGAGTTGCAG AAGAAAAGCCTGCTTTCTCTGTATGAAACTAAAGTGAAGGATATAGTGAAGAAACTTTTGACTCTTGATGGGAATTCAGAGAT TGAGGTGTGCTTTGAAGATTTCCTTTG GGCGAATTCAGTATTTTGGACCCGTGCTTTAAACATTCCAATGCCTCGATCCTATGTATTTCCAGAAATGCAAGATGATCATGGCAGTTGCATTCCTGAAGCTGATGAAAAAA GAAACCAGGTTAAAAAATCTAACAATCTGACCACGAAAGCGGCATGTAACAGTTGCACAGTGACAGGAGAAACTGTTTGGGTGGAGGGTCTTGTCCCTGGCATTGACTTTTGTAACCATG ATCTAAAGCCGATAGCAACGTGGGAAGTTGATGGAACTGGTTTAGCAACAGGAGTTCCTTTCTCCATGTATCTTATTTTGG CTGCTCAAAGTGACTTGCAAAATGACCAAGAAATTTCTATTAGTTATGGAAACAAGGGAAATGAG GAACTTCTGTATCTGTATGGTTTTGTCATTGATGAGAACATAGATGACTATGTCATG GTCCACTATCCAGCAGAAGCTATGAATACTATTTCCCTTTCAGAGTCCAAAGGGCAGCTTCTCGAAGTGCAG AATGCTGAAATGAGATGTCTTTTACACAAAACGTTTCTGGATAATGGGTTTTTTCCGCTAGGGACCCAAATCAGTGGAGAAGATAACAAGGGAAAAGCTGAACAAGTTTGCAACTATAGTTGGAGCGGTCAGCGCAAGATGCCATCTTATGCAAACAAGCTAGTGTTTCCTGAGAAATTTATGACTACTTTGAGGACCATAGCCATGCAAGAAGAAGAGCTTTACAAGGTTTCATCAATGCTGGAAGAG CTTGCTGGACCTGAAAGGGAGAGAGAACTATCAGATACAGATGTCCAATCAGCAGTATGGGAGGTCTGTGGTGATACTGGAGCTTTACAATTGCTTGTTGATCTTCTTCGTGTGAA GATGATGAATCTTGAAGAGAGTTCTGGAACAGATGAAGATGACCTTGATTTACTCAGGAAAGCCCTTATTACTGATGACCAGGAAGATAGCAAACAATGCACGAGCAATTTAAG CACAAAGACAGATGACTCTAAGGAGCCAAAGTTGATGACTAGAAACAAGTGGTCTGCTATAGTATATCGGCGTGGACAGAAACAGCTAACAAGGTTATTCCTGCAAGAAGCAGAACATGCTTTGCAGTTATCACTGAATGAAGAAGAGGTGACTTCTTGCTAA
- the LOC106758042 gene encoding uncharacterized protein LOC106758042 isoform X1, with product MASPEEAKLETFMQWLQANGVELRGCKIKWCDSKRGFGIFYEKDVSDGVMLVVPLDLAITPMRVLQDPLLGPACRAMFEEGDVDDRLLIILLLTVERLRKNSLWKPYLDMLPTTFGNPLWFSDDELQELRGTTLYRATELQKKSLLSLYETKVKDIVKKLLTLDGNSEMYGEVCFEDFLWANSVFWTRALNIPMPRSYVFPEMQDDHGSCIPEADEKRNQVKKSNNLTTKAACNSCTVTGETVWVEGLVPGIDFCNHDLKPIATWEVDGTGLATGVPFSMYLILAAQSDLQNDQEISISYGNKGNEELLYLYGFVIDENIDDYVMVHYPAEAMNTISLSESKGQLLEVQNAEMRCLLHKTFLDNGFFPLGTQISGEDNKGKAEQVCNYSWSGQRKMPSYANKLVFPEKFMTTLRTIAMQEEELYKVSSMLEELAGPERERELSDTDVQSAVWEVCGDTGALQLLVDLLRVKMMNLEESSGTDEDDLDLLRKALITDDQEDSKQCTSNLSTKTDDSKEPKLMTRNKWSAIVYRRGQKQLTRLFLQEAEHALQLSLNEEEVTSC from the exons ATGGCGAGCCCAGAAGAAGCAAAGCTCGAAACTTTCATGCAGTGGCTACAG GCAAATGGGGTGGAGCTACGAGGTTGCAAGATCAAATGGTGTGATTCCAAACGAGGGTTTGGCATCTTTTATGAAAAGGATGTTTCTGATG GGGTTATGTTGGTTGTTCCACTAGATTTAGCCATTACTCCAATGAGGGTGTTGCAAGATCCTCTTCTAGGACCAGCATGTAGAGCAATGTTTGAAGAAGGAGATGTGGATGACAGGTTactaataatattgttattgaCTGTGGAGCGGTTGCGTAAGAATTCTCTATGGAAGCC GTACCTCGATATGCTTCCAACCACTTTTGGGAATCCACTTTGGTTTAGTGATGATGAACTTCAAGAACTGAGAGGAACAACATTATATCGTGCGACTGAGTTGCAG AAGAAAAGCCTGCTTTCTCTGTATGAAACTAAAGTGAAGGATATAGTGAAGAAACTTTTGACTCTTGATGGGAATTCAGAGATGTATGG TGAGGTGTGCTTTGAAGATTTCCTTTG GGCGAATTCAGTATTTTGGACCCGTGCTTTAAACATTCCAATGCCTCGATCCTATGTATTTCCAGAAATGCAAGATGATCATGGCAGTTGCATTCCTGAAGCTGATGAAAAAA GAAACCAGGTTAAAAAATCTAACAATCTGACCACGAAAGCGGCATGTAACAGTTGCACAGTGACAGGAGAAACTGTTTGGGTGGAGGGTCTTGTCCCTGGCATTGACTTTTGTAACCATG ATCTAAAGCCGATAGCAACGTGGGAAGTTGATGGAACTGGTTTAGCAACAGGAGTTCCTTTCTCCATGTATCTTATTTTGG CTGCTCAAAGTGACTTGCAAAATGACCAAGAAATTTCTATTAGTTATGGAAACAAGGGAAATGAG GAACTTCTGTATCTGTATGGTTTTGTCATTGATGAGAACATAGATGACTATGTCATG GTCCACTATCCAGCAGAAGCTATGAATACTATTTCCCTTTCAGAGTCCAAAGGGCAGCTTCTCGAAGTGCAG AATGCTGAAATGAGATGTCTTTTACACAAAACGTTTCTGGATAATGGGTTTTTTCCGCTAGGGACCCAAATCAGTGGAGAAGATAACAAGGGAAAAGCTGAACAAGTTTGCAACTATAGTTGGAGCGGTCAGCGCAAGATGCCATCTTATGCAAACAAGCTAGTGTTTCCTGAGAAATTTATGACTACTTTGAGGACCATAGCCATGCAAGAAGAAGAGCTTTACAAGGTTTCATCAATGCTGGAAGAG CTTGCTGGACCTGAAAGGGAGAGAGAACTATCAGATACAGATGTCCAATCAGCAGTATGGGAGGTCTGTGGTGATACTGGAGCTTTACAATTGCTTGTTGATCTTCTTCGTGTGAA GATGATGAATCTTGAAGAGAGTTCTGGAACAGATGAAGATGACCTTGATTTACTCAGGAAAGCCCTTATTACTGATGACCAGGAAGATAGCAAACAATGCACGAGCAATTTAAG CACAAAGACAGATGACTCTAAGGAGCCAAAGTTGATGACTAGAAACAAGTGGTCTGCTATAGTATATCGGCGTGGACAGAAACAGCTAACAAGGTTATTCCTGCAAGAAGCAGAACATGCTTTGCAGTTATCACTGAATGAAGAAGAGGTGACTTCTTGCTAA
- the LOC106759096 gene encoding uncharacterized protein LOC106759096 isoform X1 — protein sequence MGERGDSSSGTTTRLLQTAAEDDGNSDRKSSERPREPWKGEYVKSIVFAGLDAIITCFSLISSISASTRSSGHVLVLGFSNLVADAISMGFGDSVSASSEQEVIIEERKVTEWDVINQRKKEQSELINHYQALGMDCNDATMVVNIFTKYKDIMVDQRMIADKGVLPADQEVKPWKNGLVTFASFMLFGSIPLLSFIILIPFTDNDSIKFVSACLASALALALLGVAKARIAGQNMMFSVAVTLFSGSIAAASAYLVGWMLKHVTGLERVDE from the exons ATGGGTGAGAGAGGTGACAGCAGTAGTGGCACCACCACAAGGCTCCTCCAGACAGCGGCGGAGGACGATGGTAACTCAGACAGAAAGAGTAGTGAGAGACCAAGAGAGCCTTGGAAAGGAGAATATGTAAAGAGCATAGTTTTTGCAGGGCTTGATGCCATTATCACTTGCTTTTCTCTCATTTCTTCCATCAGTGCTAGCACTAGATCCTCTG GGCATGTGCTGGTTCTTGGATTCTCAAACCTTGTGGCAGATGCCATATCAATGGGGTTTGGGGACTCTGTGTCTGCTAGCTCTGAGCAGGAAGTGATCATTGAGGAAAGGAAAGTGACAGAATGGGATGTCATCAACCAAAGGAAAAAGGAGCAATCAGAGTTAATCAATCACTATCAAGCTCTTGGAATGGACTGCAATGATGCAACCATG GTTGTGAATATATTCACAAAGTACAAGGACATCATGGTAGACCAGAGAATGATTGCAGACAAGGGAGTGCTGCCAGCAGACCAAGAAGTGAAGCCATGGAAGAATGGCCTTGTGACCTTTGCATCTTTCATGCTCTTTGGCTCAATTCCATTGCTCTCCTTCATTATCCTCATACCATTCACTGACAATGACTCTATCAAGTTTGTCAGTGCTTGCCTAGCTTCTGCACTTGCCCTTGCTCTTCTTGGGGTGGCAAAGGCAAGGATTGCTGGCCAAAACATGATGTTCTCTGTGGCTGTCACACTTTTCAGTGGTTCCATAGCTGCAGCTTCTGCTTATTTAGTAGGATGGATGCTTAAGCATGTGACAGGATTAGAGAGAGTTGATGAATAA
- the LOC106759096 gene encoding uncharacterized protein LOC106759096 isoform X2 gives MPLSLAFLSFLPSVLALDPLVFIWHVLVLGFSNLVADAISMGFGDSVSASSEQEVIIEERKVTEWDVINQRKKEQSELINHYQALGMDCNDATMVVNIFTKYKDIMVDQRMIADKGVLPADQEVKPWKNGLVTFASFMLFGSIPLLSFIILIPFTDNDSIKFVSACLASALALALLGVAKARIAGQNMMFSVAVTLFSGSIAAASAYLVGWMLKHVTGLERVDE, from the exons ATGCCATTATCACTTGCTTTTCTCTCATTTCTTCCATCAGTGCTAGCACTAGATCCTCTGGTATTTATAT GGCATGTGCTGGTTCTTGGATTCTCAAACCTTGTGGCAGATGCCATATCAATGGGGTTTGGGGACTCTGTGTCTGCTAGCTCTGAGCAGGAAGTGATCATTGAGGAAAGGAAAGTGACAGAATGGGATGTCATCAACCAAAGGAAAAAGGAGCAATCAGAGTTAATCAATCACTATCAAGCTCTTGGAATGGACTGCAATGATGCAACCATG GTTGTGAATATATTCACAAAGTACAAGGACATCATGGTAGACCAGAGAATGATTGCAGACAAGGGAGTGCTGCCAGCAGACCAAGAAGTGAAGCCATGGAAGAATGGCCTTGTGACCTTTGCATCTTTCATGCTCTTTGGCTCAATTCCATTGCTCTCCTTCATTATCCTCATACCATTCACTGACAATGACTCTATCAAGTTTGTCAGTGCTTGCCTAGCTTCTGCACTTGCCCTTGCTCTTCTTGGGGTGGCAAAGGCAAGGATTGCTGGCCAAAACATGATGTTCTCTGTGGCTGTCACACTTTTCAGTGGTTCCATAGCTGCAGCTTCTGCTTATTTAGTAGGATGGATGCTTAAGCATGTGACAGGATTAGAGAGAGTTGATGAATAA
- the LOC106758821 gene encoding UDP-galactose/UDP-glucose transporter 2 yields MKNEEQARSLFGISLSDRPRWQQFLICSSGFFFGYLVNGICEEYVYNRLHFSYGWYFTFVQGFVYLCLIYLQGFTSKQMVNSWKTYVKLSAVLMGSHGLTKGSLAFLNYPAQIMFKSTKVLPVMIMGAFIPGLRRKYPLHEYVSAILLVVGLILFTLADAQTSPNFSVVGVVMISGALVMDSFLGNLQEAIFTMNPETTQMEMLFCSTVVGLPFLIPPMLFTGELFKAWTSCSQHPYVYGVLVFEAMATFIGQVSVLSLIAIFGAATTAMITTARKAVTLLLSYLIFTKPLTEQHGSGLLLIAMGITLKMLPDSKFSSNKRVLNSSPGELRAKSSGDEELGNLPNSAGENDERRPLV; encoded by the exons ATGAAGAACGAGGAGCAGGCTCGTAGTTTGTTTGGAATTTCACTCTCTGACCGACCAAGATGGCAGCAATTCCTTATTTGTTCATCGGGGTTCTTCTTTGGATATCTTGTTAACGGCATCTGTGAG GAATATGTGTATAATAGGCTCCATTTTAG CTATGGTTGGTACTTCACATTTGTTCAAGGGTTTGTGTACCTGTGTCTGATTTACCTTCAAGGCTTCACAAGCAAGCAAATGGTGAATTCATGGAAAACTTATGTAAAGCTCTCAGCTGTACTTATGGGTTCTCATGGCCTAACAAAGGGTTCTTTAGCTTTTCTTAACTATCCTGCACAAATCATGTTCAAATCCACAAAG GTTCTGCCAGTGATGATTATGGGTGCCTTCATTCCGGGTCTGAGAAGGAAATATCCATTACATGAATATGTATCTGCAATACTTCTTGTAGTTGGTCTGATCCTATTCACACTAGCAGATGCACAGACATCACCAAATTTCAGTGTCGTTGGTGTTGTTATGATTTCTGGAGCATTGGTCATGGACTCTTTCCTGGGAAATCTTCAGGAAGCAATATTCACTATGAACCCTGAGACCACACAG ATGGAGATGCTCTTTTGCTCAACAGTAGTGGGTTTGCCTTTCTTAATCCCACCCATGCTTTTCACAGGAGAATTGTTCAAAGCATGGACCTCTTGTTCACAG CATCCCTATGTGTATGGAGTTTTGGTCTTTGAAGCAATGGCCACATTTATAGGTCAAGTATCTGTGCTCTCCCTCATTGCCATCTTTGGTGCTGCTACCACAGCAATG ATAACAACAGCAAGAAAGGCAGTGACATTGCTACTGTCATACTTGATATTCACAAAACCATTGACAGAACAACATGGGAGTGGACTTTTACTCATAGCTATGGGAATCACATTGAAGATGTTGCCTGATAGCAAATTCAGCAGCAACAAGAGGGTCTTAAATTCTTCTCCAGGGGAACTCAGAGCAAAATCCAGTGGTGATGAAGAGTTGGGGAATCTGCCAAATTCTGCAGGGGAAAATGATGAAAGGAGGCCCTTGGTCTAG